A genomic segment from Bacillus cereus G9842 encodes:
- a CDS encoding rhodanese-like domain-containing protein — protein sequence MTEVKTITTEEVQVRLENGETLFLVDVREDEEVAAGKIPEAVHIKMGDIPHKVDFFNKENEYIFICRSGMRSENVCHYLNEQGFKTVNMVGGMLQYEGETK from the coding sequence ATGACAGAAGTTAAAACAATTACTACAGAAGAGGTACAAGTGCGTTTAGAAAATGGAGAAACGTTATTTCTAGTAGACGTAAGAGAAGATGAAGAAGTAGCGGCAGGAAAGATTCCAGAAGCTGTACATATTAAAATGGGCGATATCCCACATAAAGTAGACTTCTTTAATAAAGAGAATGAATATATCTTTATTTGTCGTTCAGGAATGCGCAGTGAAAATGTATGTCATTATTTAAATGAGCAAGGATTTAAAACAGTGAACATGGTTGGCGGT
- a CDS encoding alpha/beta fold hydrolase: protein MQIVKKEKFVLKEFTFENGREIPVQMGYETYGTLNRERSNVILVCHYFSATSHAAGKYTVHDEESGWWDGLIGPGKAIDTNKYFVICTDNLCNVQVKNPYVITTGPKSINPETGEEYAMDFPVFTFLDVARMQYELIKGMGISRLHAVIGPSAGGMIAQQWAVHYPHMVERMIGVITNPQNPIITSVNVAQNAIEAIQLDPSWKDGKYGEEQPIKGLHLANRMMFMNAFDEHFYEMAFPRNSIEIEPYEKFSTLTSFEKEINKATYRSIELVDANSWMYTAKAVLLHDIAHGFSSLEESLSNIEANVLMIPCKQDLLQPPRYNYKMVDILQKQGKYAEVYEIESINGHMAGAFDIHLFEKKIYEFLNRKVSSFV, encoded by the coding sequence GTGCAAATTGTAAAAAAGGAGAAGTTTGTTTTAAAAGAATTTACGTTTGAAAATGGTAGGGAAATTCCTGTTCAAATGGGATACGAGACATATGGTACGTTGAATAGAGAAAGGTCAAATGTGATTTTGGTTTGTCATTATTTTAGTGCAACAAGTCATGCGGCAGGAAAATATACAGTGCATGATGAGGAGTCTGGTTGGTGGGATGGGCTCATTGGACCTGGAAAAGCAATTGATACAAATAAGTATTTTGTTATATGTACGGATAATCTTTGTAATGTGCAGGTGAAGAATCCATATGTGATTACAACAGGACCGAAATCGATTAACCCAGAAACTGGAGAAGAATATGCTATGGATTTTCCGGTTTTTACATTTCTTGATGTAGCTCGTATGCAATATGAGTTAATAAAAGGTATGGGAATTTCAAGGTTACACGCTGTAATCGGACCGTCGGCGGGGGGAATGATTGCACAACAATGGGCGGTTCACTATCCACATATGGTAGAGCGGATGATTGGCGTTATTACGAACCCACAAAATCCAATTATTACGTCTGTAAACGTAGCACAAAATGCGATTGAGGCAATTCAACTGGATCCAAGTTGGAAAGATGGAAAATACGGAGAAGAGCAGCCGATAAAGGGGCTTCATTTAGCAAATAGAATGATGTTTATGAATGCGTTTGATGAGCATTTTTATGAAATGGCATTTCCTCGTAATAGTATAGAGATAGAACCTTATGAAAAGTTTTCTACATTAACATCATTTGAAAAAGAGATAAATAAAGCGACATATAGAAGTATAGAGTTAGTAGATGCAAATTCATGGATGTATACTGCGAAGGCGGTTTTATTGCATGATATTGCACATGGGTTTTCTTCACTAGAAGAATCTCTTTCTAACATAGAAGCGAATGTACTTATGATTCCGTGCAAACAAGATTTGCTTCAGCCGCCACGTTATAATTATAAAATGGTAGACATTTTGCAAAAACAAGGAAAATATGCGGAAGTGTATGAGATAGAAAGTATAAATGGGCATATGGCAGGAGCATTTGATATTCATTTATTTGAAAAGAAAATTTATGAATTTTTAAATCGGAAAGTATCTAGTTTTGTGTAG
- a CDS encoding spore germination protein: MIWNWFRKKKKSNTTEAKEADNWEQQSNNPDDDNKEQTRSMKHTKGKNNEQDDSSQEKQQNSKQDDSSQEKQQNSKQDDSSQEKQQNSKQDDSSQEKQLNSKQDDSSQEKQLNSKQDDSSQEKQLNSKQDDSSQEKQQNSKQDDSSQDKQQNSKQDDPSQEKQLNSKQDDSSQDKQQNSKQDDSSQDKQQNSKQDDSSQSKQQSSKQNDSSQNKQQSSKQNDSSQNKQQSSKQDDSSQSKQQSSKQDDSSQSKQQSSGGNSIYDFTKPEKDRIHSLQDLIEKLKKSSDFINYHTSDDETMPYWISYYRPSLDGEKLQKYLMPTLLEKPCASLEQLKEHIPMSGITITNDLQKIEDMVLKGHAIIQLNQQDQKCMLANIAIDNYRAPTPPLNESTVIGPQEGFVEDIDTNINLVRKRLPVLDLQTKEMIIGEFSKTKVVMMYLDNLAEKDNVDFLEESLRALEYDQINDSAYLQELMGEKSIFPLYINTERTDRVTKALIDGKIAIFVDGSPNVLLTPVSYFDFFISPEDYNVSWLYATFSRVLRLIAVLFSICAAPLYVAVLNYHYELIPSDLLETLILSRAQVPFPPLIEALFLELVIDLLREAGARLPMKVGQTLGIVGGIVIGQASVQAGLTSNILLIIVALSALASFITPIYKMGNAVRLLRFPFLMFAEIGGLFGISLGFIFLFTHLFRLTSLRKPYALFYPTRQQSVKDSWIRFPLTMIDTRDVQARPQHVKKSAKGISTKHRSDFDD, from the coding sequence ATGATTTGGAATTGGTTTCGTAAGAAAAAAAAATCAAATACAACAGAGGCAAAAGAAGCCGATAACTGGGAGCAGCAGTCTAACAATCCAGATGACGATAACAAAGAACAGACTAGAAGTATGAAACATACTAAAGGTAAAAATAACGAGCAAGATGACTCTTCTCAAGAGAAACAGCAAAACTCTAAGCAAGATGACTCTTCTCAAGAGAAACAGCAAAACTCTAAGCAAGATGACTCTTCTCAAGAGAAACAGCAAAACTCTAAGCAAGATGACTCTTCTCAGGAGAAACAACTAAACTCTAAGCAAGATGACTCTTCTCAGGAGAAACAACTAAACTCTAAGCAAGATGACTCTTCTCAGGAGAAACAACTAAACTCTAAGCAAGATGACTCTTCTCAAGAGAAACAGCAAAACTCTAAGCAAGATGACTCTTCTCAAGATAAACAGCAAAACTCTAAGCAAGATGACCCTTCTCAGGAGAAACAACTAAACTCTAAGCAAGATGATTCTTCTCAAGATAAACAGCAAAACTCTAAGCAAGATGATTCTTCTCAAGATAAACAGCAAAACTCTAAGCAAGATGATTCTTCTCAAAGTAAGCAACAAAGCTCTAAACAAAATGATTCTTCTCAGAATAAACAACAAAGCTCTAAACAAAATGATTCTTCTCAGAATAAACAACAAAGCTCTAAACAAGATGATTCTTCTCAAAGTAAGCAACAAAGCTCTAAACAAGATGATTCTTCTCAAAGTAAGCAACAAAGCTCTGGAGGTAATAGTATTTATGACTTTACCAAACCAGAAAAAGACCGTATTCATTCTCTACAAGATTTAATAGAGAAACTTAAAAAGTCTAGTGATTTTATTAATTACCATACATCTGACGATGAAACGATGCCTTATTGGATTTCTTACTATCGCCCTTCACTTGATGGAGAGAAATTACAGAAATATTTAATGCCCACTCTTTTAGAGAAACCCTGTGCTTCTCTAGAACAACTAAAAGAACATATTCCGATGAGCGGCATTACAATTACGAACGATTTACAAAAAATTGAGGATATGGTTTTAAAGGGGCATGCGATTATTCAATTGAATCAGCAAGATCAAAAGTGTATGCTTGCAAACATTGCAATTGATAATTATCGTGCACCAACCCCTCCTTTAAACGAATCAACTGTTATTGGTCCGCAAGAAGGTTTTGTAGAGGATATTGATACAAACATTAATTTAGTTCGAAAACGTCTTCCTGTTTTAGATTTACAAACAAAAGAAATGATTATCGGCGAGTTTTCCAAAACAAAAGTTGTCATGATGTATTTAGACAACCTCGCTGAAAAAGATAATGTAGATTTTCTAGAAGAGTCATTACGCGCTCTTGAATATGATCAAATTAATGATAGTGCTTATTTACAAGAATTAATGGGTGAAAAATCGATTTTTCCTCTCTATATCAATACAGAGCGCACTGATAGAGTTACAAAAGCACTAATTGATGGGAAAATTGCAATTTTTGTTGATGGTTCACCAAATGTTCTATTAACGCCCGTATCATATTTCGATTTCTTTATTTCACCAGAAGATTATAATGTCTCTTGGCTATATGCAACATTTTCAAGAGTTTTACGACTTATCGCTGTCCTTTTCTCGATTTGTGCAGCTCCATTATATGTTGCCGTTTTAAATTATCATTATGAACTAATTCCAAGCGATTTGCTGGAAACATTGATTTTATCTCGAGCGCAAGTTCCATTCCCACCTTTAATTGAAGCACTGTTTTTGGAATTAGTTATTGATTTATTAAGAGAAGCCGGCGCAAGGTTACCGATGAAAGTGGGGCAAACACTCGGTATTGTGGGCGGTATCGTAATCGGGCAAGCATCTGTACAAGCTGGGTTAACGAGTAACATTTTATTAATTATCGTTGCACTATCAGCACTCGCTTCTTTTATTACACCTATTTATAAAATGGGTAACGCTGTTCGATTACTACGCTTTCCTTTTCTTATGTTTGCAGAAATAGGCGGATTGTTCGGGATTTCTCTTGGATTTATCTTCTTATTTACTCATCTATTCAGGCTTACTTCCTTACGTAAGCCGTACGCTTTGTTTTATCCGACAAGACAACAATCCGTTAAGGACTCTTGGATTCGTTTTCCTTTAACAATGATTGATACAAGAGATGTACAAGCAAGACCACAACATGTAAA